One genomic window of Candidatus Woesearchaeota archaeon includes the following:
- the gatB gene encoding Asp-tRNA(Asn)/Glu-tRNA(Gln) amidotransferase subunit GatB, producing MTQDIMIGLEVHAYLKTKEKLFCSCKKSSKEDEVNTNICPRCTGQPGAKPKLPNKEALYKTIKLGQIFGSKITLRTNFQRKQYTWPDMPVGYQRTVSGNITPTGVGGEFQGIGIEELHLEEDPAAWDPVTGEINYNRAGSPLAEIVTKPEFTSTDQLREWLKELILVASYIDAIDPNFNIKSDVNVSIKESGFKRVEIKNVNSFTNIVASAEAEIKRQRALVANGESIEMQTRRYNETLDETQFMRSKENAQDYMFIPEPDLPNLILTQKEIDKIKKEIPELPAQKRDKYSGFGLKLEDIEVLVSNRYLTEIFEHALKEKLNPKEVGLFLRREIMRVLNYNKATFKDLERKDIKSEISKLLELLSSEKISYTTAQKLIEKLYAEKFNIEKFVEENNLIQVQDDSLIEDLLKKALSEAPKAVEDYKAGNTKSLNFVVGIVMRETKGTASPQKVNQVLMKLVKNL from the coding sequence ATGACTCAAGATATTATGATAGGATTGGAAGTCCACGCATATTTGAAAACAAAAGAAAAATTATTCTGTTCATGTAAAAAATCTTCAAAAGAAGATGAAGTAAATACTAATATTTGTCCAAGATGTACTGGTCAGCCTGGTGCTAAACCTAAATTACCAAATAAAGAGGCATTATACAAAACAATTAAATTAGGTCAAATCTTTGGCTCAAAAATTACTCTTAGAACAAATTTTCAAAGAAAACAATATACTTGGCCTGATATGCCTGTAGGTTATCAAAGAACTGTTTCAGGAAACATAACTCCAACTGGAGTTGGTGGTGAATTTCAAGGTATTGGAATTGAAGAACTACATTTAGAAGAGGACCCAGCAGCATGGGACCCAGTAACTGGTGAGATTAATTATAATAGAGCTGGTTCTCCTCTGGCAGAAATTGTAACAAAACCTGAATTTACTTCAACAGACCAACTAAGAGAATGGTTAAAAGAATTAATCCTTGTAGCTTCCTACATTGATGCAATAGATCCAAATTTTAATATAAAATCAGATGTTAATGTTTCAATTAAGGAATCTGGTTTCAAAAGAGTTGAAATCAAAAATGTAAATTCATTCACAAACATTGTTGCATCAGCTGAAGCTGAGATTAAAAGACAAAGAGCTTTAGTTGCAAATGGTGAAAGTATTGAAATGCAAACTAGAAGGTACAATGAAACTCTTGATGAAACTCAATTTATGCGTTCAAAAGAAAATGCTCAAGACTATATGTTTATTCCAGAACCAGACTTACCTAACTTAATTTTAACTCAAAAAGAAATTGATAAAATTAAAAAGGAAATTCCTGAACTTCCTGCTCAAAAGAGGGATAAATATTCAGGATTTGGTCTAAAACTTGAAGACATAGAAGTATTAGTTTCAAATAGATATTTAACTGAAATATTTGAACATGCTCTTAAAGAAAAACTAAACCCTAAAGAAGTAGGATTATTTTTAAGAAGGGAGATTATGAGAGTATTGAACTATAATAAAGCAACATTTAAAGATTTAGAAAGAAAAGATATTAAATCAGAAATTTCAAAGCTTCTAGAACTCTTATCTTCAGAAAAAATTTCATATACAACTGCTCAAAAATTAATTGAAAAATTGTATGCAGAAAAATTCAACATAGAAAAATTTGTTGAAGAAAATAATTTAATTCAAGTACAAGATGATTCATTAATAGAGGATTTACTAAAAAAAGCCCTAAGTGAAGCGCCAAAAGCGGTAGAAGATTATAAAGCAGGCAATACTAAATCTTTAAACTTTGTAGTTGGCATCGTAATGCGTGAGACAAAGGGAACTGCATCCCCTCAAAAAGTAAATCAAGTTTTAATGAAATTAGTAAAGAATTTATAA
- a CDS encoding sensor domain-containing diguanylate cyclase, producing MRLKDHLAYNYYKYSSRVFKRSTLKSKIKKDLVWGFFLSSFLGFFVFVSHSFIIEARSIWEIFIESLIYFFNLIIILIVFDFYLYNSINKNLFVRFKNIQEEMKEIMKGNLSKRISNEGEDELDEMIYFTNDLLDKLEQHIENEKKYSLIDPLTNCYNRRALTINSESVLSYSDREKKNFTIAVMDLDNFKTVNDTHGHKVGDDVLVTFSKVIKGILRKHDSVYRIGGEEFMILLSDINVAASKKILERLRKDIPYQIKKQVAEISCNVTFSCGFVNSRKYNLKNEETINKMIEDADVLSYKAKKSGKDKIVYR from the coding sequence ATGAGACTAAAAGACCATCTCGCATATAATTATTATAAATATTCTTCCAGAGTTTTCAAAAGAAGTACACTTAAGTCTAAAATAAAAAAAGATTTAGTTTGGGGCTTCTTTTTGTCTTCTTTTTTAGGTTTTTTTGTATTTGTATCTCACAGTTTTATTATTGAGGCGCGTTCTATATGGGAGATTTTTATTGAGTCGTTAATTTATTTTTTTAATTTGATAATTATTTTGATAGTTTTTGATTTTTATTTATATAATTCTATTAATAAAAATTTATTTGTTAGGTTTAAGAACATACAAGAAGAGATGAAAGAGATTATGAAAGGAAATTTATCTAAACGAATATCTAATGAAGGAGAAGATGAACTTGATGAGATGATTTACTTTACAAATGATTTATTAGATAAATTAGAACAACATATTGAAAATGAGAAAAAGTATTCATTAATTGATCCATTGACTAATTGTTATAATCGAAGAGCTTTAACTATAAATTCTGAATCTGTTTTGAGTTATTCTGATAGAGAGAAAAAGAACTTCACAATTGCAGTAATGGACTTAGACAATTTTAAAACAGTAAATGATACACATGGACATAAAGTAGGTGATGATGTATTGGTAACATTTAGCAAAGTTATTAAGGGAATTTTAAGGAAACATGATTCAGTATATAGGATAGGTGGAGAAGAATTCATGATATTACTCTCAGATATAAATGTCGCAGCTTCAAAAAAGATTTTGGAAAGATTAAGAAAGGATATTCCTTATCAAATTAAAAAACAAGTAGCTGAAATTAGTTGTAATGTTACATTTAGTTGTGGTTTTGTAAATTCGAGGAAATATAATTTAAAGAATGAAGAAACAATTAATAAAATGATTGAGGATGCTGATGTTCTATCTTATAAAGCAAAAAAATCTGGAAAAGATAAAATTGTATATCGTTAA
- a CDS encoding ZIP family metal transporter, whose protein sequence is MIDIFLYSLGSVFIVSFLSLIGILTFGMNTQTLKKTLIYMISFSAGALFGDVFLHLLPELVEEAGSFTLKISIYIMVGIIISLILEKIIHWRHCHMPITKEHVHPLSIMSLVGDTMHNFIDGIIIGVSYLVSIPVGIATTVAVIFHEIPQEIANYGVLIHGGFSQKKALAMNFITSLSAFLGLIIALIIGTKINGSLEFLISVAAGNFIYIAGSDLIPELHKESKLKSSILQITTFILGIFIMSLLLFLE, encoded by the coding sequence ATGATTGATATATTTTTATATTCATTGGGTAGCGTTTTTATTGTAAGTTTTCTTTCATTAATTGGAATTTTAACTTTTGGTATGAATACTCAAACATTAAAAAAGACATTAATATATATGATAAGTTTCTCTGCAGGAGCTTTATTTGGAGATGTGTTTTTACATCTACTGCCAGAATTAGTAGAAGAAGCAGGAAGTTTTACATTGAAGATTTCAATTTATATAATGGTCGGAATTATTATTTCATTAATTCTTGAAAAAATAATTCATTGGAGACATTGCCATATGCCAATTACTAAAGAACATGTACATCCTTTAAGTATTATGAGTTTAGTTGGTGATACAATGCATAACTTCATTGATGGAATTATTATAGGGGTTAGTTATTTAGTTAGTATTCCTGTAGGAATTGCTACAACAGTTGCAGTAATATTTCATGAGATTCCTCAAGAAATCGCAAATTATGGTGTTTTGATTCATGGAGGATTTTCTCAAAAAAAAGCACTTGCTATGAATTTTATTACTTCACTTAGTGCATTTTTAGGGCTAATAATTGCATTAATTATTGGAACAAAAATAAATGGTTCGCTAGAATTTTTAATCTCTGTTGCTGCAGGAAATTTCATATATATAGCAGGTTCAGATTTAATCCCTGAATTACATAAAGAATCCAAATTGAAAAGTTCAATTTTACAAATAACTACATTTATATTGGGAATTTTTATTATGAGTTTATTACTATTTTTAGAATAA
- a CDS encoding DUF1461 domain-containing protein, whose translation MKLKNFLLFVSFFYLSLYVPLTYTIYSSSSYELNYDKQRIYNYTSEEIVMNSTKNLINYFYHKEDLNENWNDKEKVHFSEVRNIYDILFLLSIVSLIIFIIKFNRKKIGKYPIINSLIFILSFLIVPFFIFFWDKIFHPLLFSNELWILNPNDLSYYLFPYEFFINSFIFIILIAIVINLIFHIVFNAKRITI comes from the coding sequence ATGAAATTAAAAAACTTTCTATTGTTTGTATCCTTTTTTTATTTATCTTTATATGTTCCACTAACATATACAATATATTCTAGTTCTTCTTATGAATTGAATTATGATAAACAAAGAATATATAATTATACTAGTGAGGAAATTGTAATGAACTCAACTAAAAACTTAATTAATTATTTTTATCATAAAGAAGACTTAAATGAAAACTGGAATGATAAAGAAAAAGTTCATTTTAGCGAAGTTAGAAATATCTATGACATTTTATTTCTACTTAGTATCGTTAGCCTAATAATATTCATAATAAAGTTTAATAGAAAAAAAATTGGGAAATACCCAATTATTAATTCACTAATCTTTATTCTTAGTTTTTTAATTGTTCCTTTTTTTATATTTTTCTGGGACAAAATATTTCACCCATTATTATTTAGTAATGAGTTATGGATTTTAAATCCTAATGATTTATCATATTATTTGTTTCCCTACGAATTTTTTATTAATAGTTTTATATTTATTATTTTGATTGCAATAGTCATAAATTTAATATTTCATATAGTATTTAATGCTAAAAGAATAACTATTTAA
- a CDS encoding orc1/cdc6 family replication initiation protein, with protein sequence MENLLETNPISENTKDDIDNFFDEFMSSKPIFKDKSVLQSSYKPDLIPHREEYIKDIAKILAPALRKEKPSNLFIYGKTGTGKSLCINHVLNKMSNVASSRDIPLLIVTINCKLKKVADTEYRILLEIIKQLGKEMPSTGISTNDLYKELYILLDSQRRTVLLVLDEIDTLIHKVGDEILYNLTRINPELKNSEISILGITNDLTVMDTVDARVKSSLNEEELVFLPYNAVQIQDILNDRSLMAFQAGVLHEEVIPRCAAYAAREHGDARRALELLRFAAEIAEREGSEKVLPEHIDNADKRSERNRVIDVIKSQPKQFQLVNYAIIKTSMKEKHNLVTNKKSMFFEPSTTGAVYDYYNKIAKELSVPSLSLRRISDIIVELEVLGLINFKIVSKGRYGRTRFISVDLPKSLYDDVLTILKEDLNITI encoded by the coding sequence ATGGAGAATCTACTAGAAACTAATCCTATTTCTGAAAATACTAAAGATGATATTGATAACTTCTTTGACGAATTTATGTCATCAAAACCTATTTTTAAAGATAAATCTGTATTACAGTCAAGTTACAAGCCAGATCTAATTCCTCATAGGGAAGAATACATAAAAGATATTGCGAAAATTTTAGCACCAGCATTAAGAAAGGAAAAACCTTCAAATCTTTTCATATATGGTAAAACTGGAACTGGAAAATCTTTATGTATAAATCATGTTCTAAATAAAATGAGTAATGTGGCTTCATCAAGAGATATTCCTCTTCTGATAGTTACTATAAATTGTAAACTAAAGAAAGTAGCAGATACTGAATACAGAATTCTTCTTGAAATTATTAAACAATTAGGAAAGGAAATGCCATCTACAGGAATTTCTACAAATGATTTATACAAAGAACTATACATTTTATTAGACTCACAAAGAAGAACTGTTTTATTAGTCTTAGATGAGATAGACACTCTAATTCATAAAGTAGGTGATGAAATATTATACAACCTAACAAGAATTAATCCTGAACTTAAAAATTCTGAAATTTCAATACTTGGAATTACAAATGATCTAACAGTAATGGACACAGTAGATGCAAGAGTTAAAAGTTCTCTAAATGAAGAAGAATTAGTATTTTTACCATACAATGCTGTTCAGATTCAAGATATATTAAATGATAGGTCATTAATGGCATTTCAAGCAGGAGTTTTACACGAAGAAGTTATTCCTAGATGCGCTGCATATGCTGCAAGAGAACATGGTGATGCAAGAAGAGCTCTCGAACTTTTAAGATTTGCAGCAGAAATTGCAGAAAGAGAAGGCTCTGAAAAAGTATTACCTGAACATATTGACAATGCAGATAAGCGTTCTGAGAGAAATAGAGTAATTGATGTAATCAAATCTCAACCAAAACAATTTCAATTGGTAAACTATGCAATAATTAAAACATCTATGAAAGAAAAGCACAATCTTGTAACAAATAAAAAATCTATGTTTTTTGAACCATCAACAACTGGAGCAGTATATGATTATTATAATAAAATAGCAAAAGAATTAAGTGTGCCATCTTTAAGTTTAAGAAGGATTTCAGACATTATTGTTGAACTTGAAGTACTAGGTTTGATTAATTTTAAAATCGTCTCAAAAGGAAGATATGGAAGAACAAGATTTATCTCTGTAGATTTACCTAAGAGTTTATATGATGATGTTTTAACCATATTAAAAGAAGATTTAAACATTACAATTTAA
- a CDS encoding 50S ribosomal protein L21e, producing the protein MKRIGGSRRKSRYKMSKSVSEKGKLHIKRFMQKYESGDKVLLKAYPSYQKGLFCLRFYGKIGEISGEQGECYKVNIKDGNKVKMCIIHPVHLLRA; encoded by the coding sequence ATGAAAAGAATTGGTGGAAGTAGAAGAAAATCAAGATATAAGATGAGTAAGTCTGTATCAGAAAAAGGAAAATTACACATTAAGAGATTTATGCAAAAATATGAATCTGGTGATAAAGTCTTACTAAAAGCATACCCTTCATATCAAAAAGGTCTATTTTGTTTAAGATTTTATGGTAAAATTGGGGAAATTTCAGGAGAACAAGGTGAATGTTATAAAGTAAACATTAAAGATGGTAACAAAGTAAAAATGTGTATTATTCACCCAGTTCATTTATTAAGAGCTTAA
- a CDS encoding DUF655 domain-containing protein: protein MDNRYRREEKKPPIKEENAIILDVIVNSSSFKDNNLAQAIGVNTYNLFELVPKQGVELRAGQKVYVGDGKRDEIQYIKRVLYFDKLSGTASSELFFTIQDIVDEKEEEFVNFFNMAGPISIRRHSLELIPGIGKKHLKVLIDERYIKPFESFKDLTERCPFLAEPSKSISQRILEEIKDETDHKFFMKK from the coding sequence ATGGACAATAGATATAGAAGAGAGGAAAAAAAACCCCCAATCAAAGAAGAAAATGCAATTATTCTTGATGTTATTGTAAATAGTTCTTCATTTAAAGATAATAATTTAGCTCAAGCAATAGGAGTTAATACTTACAACTTATTTGAATTAGTGCCAAAACAAGGAGTAGAATTAAGGGCTGGTCAAAAAGTATATGTTGGTGATGGTAAAAGAGATGAAATTCAATACATAAAAAGGGTACTATATTTTGATAAATTATCAGGTACTGCAAGCTCTGAGTTATTTTTCACAATTCAAGATATTGTTGATGAAAAAGAGGAAGAATTTGTAAATTTTTTCAATATGGCTGGTCCAATTTCTATTAGAAGACATTCTTTAGAATTAATTCCTGGAATAGGTAAGAAACACCTTAAAGTTTTAATTGATGAAAGGTACATAAAACCATTTGAAAGTTTTAAAGACCTAACAGAAAGATGTCCTTTTTTAGCAGAACCTTCAAAATCAATTTCTCAAAGAATTTTAGAAGAAATAAAAGATGAAACTGATCACAAATTTTTCATGAAAAAATAA
- a CDS encoding AAA family ATPase yields MGEKVIIGITGTLGAGKGTIVDYLQKRYNFNHFSASEFITEEILRRNLEVNRDSMREVANDLREKNSPSYVAEELYLRAGKTKNNAIIESLRTLGEINSLKEKGNFYLFAVDADSKIRYERILLRKSSKDNVSFEKFIQNEKAESLNEEPHKQNLPKCINQADFKFNNDCNFENLYKQIDEVMRKIVNG; encoded by the coding sequence ATGGGTGAAAAAGTAATTATTGGAATTACGGGAACTCTTGGTGCTGGAAAAGGTACAATTGTTGATTATTTGCAAAAGAGATATAATTTTAATCATTTCTCTGCAAGTGAATTCATAACTGAAGAAATTTTAAGGCGTAATTTAGAAGTAAATCGAGATTCGATGCGAGAAGTTGCAAATGATTTGAGGGAAAAAAATTCTCCAAGTTATGTAGCTGAAGAATTATATTTAAGAGCAGGAAAGACTAAAAACAATGCAATTATTGAGAGTTTGAGAACTCTGGGTGAAATAAATTCTCTAAAAGAAAAAGGAAATTTTTATTTATTTGCTGTAGATGCAGACTCCAAAATTAGATATGAAAGAATTTTATTAAGAAAATCATCAAAAGATAATGTATCTTTTGAGAAATTCATTCAAAATGAAAAAGCTGAGAGTCTAAATGAAGAGCCACACAAACAGAATTTACCTAAATGTATTAATCAAGCAGATTTTAAATTCAACAATGATTGTAATTTTGAAAATTTATACAAACAAATAGATGAAGTAATGAGGAAAATAGTAAATGGATAA
- a CDS encoding cytidine/deoxycytidylate deaminase family protein, with protein sequence MDNQKSTLKEKYQRPSWDDYFMEVMEAVAKRATCDRGRSGCVIAKDKQLLVTGYVGSPIGLDHCDEVGHQMKIMVHEDGKATNHCVRTVHAEQNAICQAAKLGVALEGSTLYCRMTPCRVCAMLIINSGIKRVVCQKRYHQGAEGEEMFKKAGVQVTILNPEIENYANQ encoded by the coding sequence ATGGATAATCAAAAATCAACTTTAAAAGAAAAATATCAAAGACCTTCCTGGGATGATTATTTTATGGAAGTAATGGAAGCTGTTGCAAAAAGAGCAACTTGTGATAGGGGAAGATCTGGTTGCGTTATTGCAAAAGATAAACAACTCTTAGTAACTGGTTATGTTGGTTCTCCAATTGGACTTGATCATTGTGATGAAGTTGGACACCAAATGAAAATTATGGTACATGAAGACGGTAAAGCTACAAATCATTGTGTAAGAACAGTTCATGCTGAGCAAAATGCTATATGTCAAGCTGCCAAACTTGGTGTAGCATTAGAAGGTTCGACTCTTTATTGTCGTATGACTCCTTGTAGAGTCTGTGCTATGTTAATAATAAATTCAGGAATAAAGCGAGTAGTATGTCAAAAAAGATACCATCAAGGAGCTGAAGGTGAAGAAATGTTTAAAAAAGCTGGAGTTCAAGTTACTATATTAAATCCTGAAATTGAAAACTATGCAAATCAATAA
- a CDS encoding ferredoxin has protein sequence MTYKIVHDRDACIGCAACASVAPSYWSMNSDGKSDLAGSEKSGNGNEEIRKFDDGTDFDLNKEGAESCPVNCIHIIEFKEDGSENKIF, from the coding sequence ATGACATATAAAATTGTTCACGATAGAGATGCATGTATTGGTTGCGCAGCTTGCGCTAGTGTTGCTCCTAGTTATTGGAGTATGAATAGTGATGGTAAATCAGATTTAGCAGGTTCTGAAAAATCCGGAAATGGAAATGAAGAAATTAGAAAATTTGATGATGGAACAGATTTTGATTTAAATAAAGAAGGTGCTGAGAGTTGTCCAGTTAATTGTATCCATATCATTGAGTTTAAAGAAGATGGTAGCGAGAATAAAATTTTCTAA
- a CDS encoding transglycosylase SLT domain-containing protein: protein MRTDYAESIDRNLSNKSKFILPKLALSSILLLGTALFSYNSGVNFSKTSIENKQNKIIENFVENTDKNNFSGFSNRIKIDNLERKLEVKSTNEELNEKLDRLLKGKYITKFAYDDFFKNGDSKAYDLYKNKKISEFALITYLRANPVIDILNESEAIFQTPEFKAIVGAESDFSPNAKSNAGAIGMAQMTKGKNGGIEGLLHTRKRDNEIVNNMLNKDKVSKLSLENYFEDSTKINLNDLGLNKETLKSYGISEIELSEVIIPRYLAMNEINFDKYTSESIKNNIRYNILAGNAHYFSGKLELSILSTVKKENPTRVFFEDVSRSELEKNLNNSAFLWNLDEFSQGAYNAGVNAFRNKYLKLAKKDLYDTFRLASNETKIHRTRINKYKEAFNELESHNVFDSENLYVTKN, encoded by the coding sequence ATGCGAACTGATTATGCTGAATCAATTGATAGAAATTTGTCAAATAAAAGTAAATTTATTTTACCAAAACTAGCCTTATCTTCAATCTTACTATTAGGTACTGCATTATTTAGTTATAATTCTGGGGTTAATTTTAGTAAAACTTCAATAGAAAATAAACAAAATAAAATTATCGAAAATTTTGTTGAAAATACTGATAAAAATAATTTTAGTGGATTTAGTAATAGGATTAAAATTGATAATCTCGAAAGAAAATTGGAAGTTAAATCTACTAATGAGGAACTCAATGAGAAATTAGATAGACTGCTAAAAGGAAAATATATAACTAAATTTGCTTATGACGATTTTTTTAAAAATGGTGATTCTAAAGCTTACGATTTATACAAAAATAAAAAAATTTCAGAATTTGCTTTAATTACATATTTGAGGGCAAATCCTGTTATTGATATATTAAATGAAAGTGAGGCAATCTTTCAAACTCCTGAATTTAAAGCAATAGTTGGTGCTGAATCTGATTTTTCACCTAACGCAAAATCCAATGCTGGTGCTATAGGGATGGCTCAAATGACTAAAGGTAAAAATGGTGGAATTGAAGGTTTACTCCATACTCGAAAAAGGGATAATGAAATTGTAAATAATATGTTAAATAAAGACAAAGTTAGTAAATTATCACTTGAAAATTATTTTGAGGATTCAACTAAAATTAATTTAAATGATTTGGGATTAAATAAAGAAACACTTAAATCTTATGGTATAAGTGAAATAGAATTAAGTGAAGTAATAATTCCTAGGTATTTGGCAATGAATGAAATAAACTTTGATAAATATACTTCAGAGAGTATAAAAAATAATATCAGATACAATATTTTGGCAGGAAATGCTCATTACTTCTCAGGAAAATTAGAATTAAGTATTCTGTCAACAGTAAAAAAAGAAAATCCTACTCGAGTTTTTTTTGAAGATGTTTCAAGATCTGAATTAGAAAAAAATTTAAACAATAGTGCTTTTCTTTGGAATTTAGATGAATTTTCTCAAGGTGCATACAATGCTGGAGTCAATGCCTTTAGGAATAAATATTTAAAACTTGCAAAAAAAGATTTATACGATACATTTAGGCTTGCATCTAATGAAACTAAAATTCACAGAACTAGAATAAATAAATATAAAGAAGCATTTAATGAACTTGAATCACATAATGTATTTGATAGTGAAAATCTGTATGTTACTAAAAATTAA
- a CDS encoding ATP-binding protein: protein MNKTEDMFSLTGSEYLKCLIDREINLKDSRLTEIQIPRYFKKTPISLKKETYPGQIRSIITPISEHVEKLGYSANIFTTLYEGLLNAFQHGNKYDENKKIILSTSIKPKELEFIISDQGEKIHPKFSRFILEQRQKNSTNSFLNWYNFSEEIKPDINNGTGTSFMHAYMDEIKYFKSKELGGVSLYLYKKQ from the coding sequence ATGAACAAAACGGAAGATATGTTTTCTTTAACTGGATCAGAATATTTGAAATGTCTAATTGATAGAGAAATTAATTTGAAAGATAGTAGATTAACTGAAATACAAATACCTCGATATTTTAAAAAAACTCCAATTTCGCTTAAGAAAGAGACATATCCTGGACAAATTAGAAGTATTATAACACCAATATCAGAACATGTAGAAAAACTAGGATATAGTGCAAATATTTTTACAACATTATATGAAGGATTGCTAAATGCATTCCAACATGGAAATAAGTATGATGAAAATAAGAAAATTATCCTTAGTACAAGTATAAAACCTAAAGAATTGGAATTCATAATCTCAGATCAAGGTGAAAAAATACATCCAAAATTTTCAAGATTTATACTAGAACAAAGACAAAAAAACTCAACTAACTCTTTTTTAAATTGGTATAATTTTTCAGAAGAAATAAAACCAGATATAAATAATGGTACTGGAACATCATTTATGCATGCATATATGGATGAAATAAAATATTTTAAAAGTAAAGAACTTGGTGGAGTTAGTTTATACCTTTATAAAAAGCAATAA
- a CDS encoding RsmB/NOP family class I SAM-dependent RNA methyltransferase, with protein MTYKKKSFSKNKSNFKPKNNTFSQRYDDFFGGGTFHKLLDAKEKYTKNQFIRINLSKISIEEGDKFLKKNRVKYSNTFISNALKIERSFFNISSSIESISGKVYLQDLASQIPVNCIDFSKYKNKKIRILDMAASPGSKTTQIADLFSLHEIDYEIVALEPENKRLTRLINNIQKQGFENITIVNTLGEDYEDKELFDIVLLDAPCSGNLVGDRDWLKKRDMNGILNNSDLQKKLLKNAEKLTKKEGIMIYSTCSLEVEENELNVDWILKNSKLKSFKPILKFGFDTKPLTIFKGKKLDQGVENSIRIMPYLSKTQGFFVCCFRK; from the coding sequence ATGACATACAAAAAGAAGAGTTTTTCTAAGAATAAATCTAATTTTAAACCGAAAAATAATACATTTAGTCAAAGATATGATGATTTTTTTGGAGGAGGTACTTTTCATAAATTACTTGATGCAAAAGAGAAATATACTAAAAATCAATTTATCAGAATTAACCTTTCAAAGATTAGTATCGAAGAAGGTGATAAGTTTTTGAAGAAAAATAGAGTGAAATATTCTAATACATTTATTTCTAATGCTCTTAAAATTGAGAGAAGTTTTTTTAATATCTCTTCCTCTATTGAGTCTATTTCAGGAAAAGTATATTTGCAAGATTTAGCATCTCAAATTCCAGTTAATTGTATTGATTTTAGTAAATATAAAAATAAAAAAATAAGAATATTGGATATGGCTGCATCCCCGGGTTCCAAAACTACCCAAATTGCTGATTTATTTTCATTACATGAAATTGACTATGAGATTGTAGCTCTAGAGCCTGAAAATAAAAGACTTACAAGATTAATTAATAATATTCAGAAACAAGGATTTGAAAATATTACTATAGTAAATACTTTGGGAGAGGATTATGAAGATAAAGAATTGTTTGACATAGTTCTACTTGATGCGCCTTGTAGTGGGAATTTAGTAGGAGATAGAGATTGGCTTAAAAAAAGAGATATGAATGGAATTTTGAATAATTCAGATTTACAAAAAAAATTACTTAAAAATGCAGAAAAATTAACTAAAAAGGAAGGAATTATGATTTACTCAACATGTTCCCTTGAAGTTGAAGAAAATGAATTAAATGTAGACTGGATTTTAAAGAATTCAAAATTGAAATCATTTAAACCTATTTTGAAATTCGGATTTGATACTAAACCTTTAACTATATTTAAAGGAAAGAAGTTAGACCAAGGAGTTGAGAATTCAATAAGAATTATGCCTTATTTATCCAAGACACAAGGATTTTTTGTATGTTGCTTTAGAAAGTAA